TGGAACTAAACTTTGAGTGGGAATGGCGCCGTCTTAGTCTGAGTCGTCCGACTCTTCCGCCAGTGGGCTGCCTGAATAGAAGGTGTCCCAATTAGcgcgcagctgctgtgcagCCGCTTCCGTGCTCAGATCATGCAGTTGAGCAAAGTAATCGACGGCCTCGAGCAGGTAGCCTGGAATCGCACTCACCGTGTGATAGTCGCTTTCCATCAAGGCACGACTACGATCgacgctcgccaagcatTCGCGTgcttcgatctgcttgcgGTTGATGGTCGAAGAAAAGCCAACGTAGACGTTGGCATGCTTCTTCGTGACGGATCGCACCACATTGTTGTCGAGCGTACAAGAATGGAGTGAAACCCGCACGGCGCCGAAGGCGGATATGTTTTCATTTCGCAGAGATGCCAGAAGGTCTACTGTGAGACCTGCTGCTTGAACAGAGTGAAGCGAGATGTTGCGTCGGTAGGCCAGGGCAACGTCGATCTGTGCTCGCAAGACCGACAACTGATGCGCCTGTGGTGTCTTGAGCCTGGTCAACTTCGGGACGGCTGTTTTGAGCTCTGCTCTTTGTGGATCATAGTTCCATGCTCGCCGAGGTATTCTGAACGCTCGGTCTATTCCGACTTCGCCCAACAGTGCGTTGGGAAACCGGTCAAATTGTCCGCGAATTCCTTGGCAGACGCTGCTAAGCGATATTGGCTCCGACAACTGATCCCAtatcgagtcgagctcttcTTTGGCCGGATGATGCTCGACTGACCAAGTGTCAAGAATGCCAAAAAGTTCGTGGTAGTGTTTCTCTTTGCTTGGCGCCGGGTCGGAGAGCGAGATCTGATGGGCAAACCAGGGATGCCACCCAAAGCAGGGCGTCACTTTGTCCGGATGCCGTGAGGCTAGCTCTGCGACCATGTTCTGGTCTCTCGCATTTGTTGACATGCATACTAGTCGTCCAACGGTTGAATTGCTAATGCGATCGCTAAGATCGTCTAAATTCAACGCAGTGTACGCTACCGGATCGTCCGTAGGGTGGCAATGTGAGTCCACAAACAAGCCCGCAAGATTCGGCGATGGTTGTTTGGGCGTCACCGCCTTGCATGTCTCGGTGTGCGACTCTCCTGTACACATGCTTTTCGACTTGCAGCCGTGCACGGTGATAGGCACTTCGTGGTGGTAAGCAGGAAACCCTAACCGTTGTGAATCATTTACGACAGGGTGAAGGCCGTGGGCTATCGCTCCTGCAGAAAAGCAAATCACGACTATACTAACTAGGGTCAAGATACACAAGCTCTGGCGAGTCGAGTATTACATGTCAGCCTCAATTTACACACACAATCATGATTGGATCAACCCATGCATGGTCAACAAAGTCACGAGCATAGCACAAATTTGTTTCACATTACAGGCTCACAAGCCAGTCACTTCGATCCACGTGGCCCACGGGTCCGCAGTCCGCAGTCCGCAGTCCACGGTGCACGGGTCCACGTTAAGCTACGAGTGTCGGTTGCAGTCAAACGACATGCTCCTCTTGTTACATAACCCTGGACAAATTTCGCCGTTGGCCGTGCGCGATCGCCTTCGATCTGAAATATCACAAATTCGTGATAAGTAACGTAGCTGGCACAAACCGAACTTAACTTAGATCCCATCGCGCGATCATTCCTTCGTTAATTACTCCATCCGTGTTTTTATCGTCTATGCAGGGTCTTCTTTTTGTGAAGCATCGCACTCATAACTCACGACCGTGGACTGGCAGGACGCGTGTGTTGTGAGCTGGTAAGAGCGACTCACCTTTTTCTGTGGAGGGCTAACGTGACTTACCTCTGTACCTCTCGCTCTCCCCACCGCTTTTAGCTTACCTCGTTCTTCGACCGGCCTCGTTCCATCTGTCTTGATGTCTCTCCCTTCTTTAGCTTGCAAAAGCGATAGCGATGGTGCTCGATAACTTCATTTACAATGCCGAGCACCGCGTGGTCGTGTGCCGCCGCTGTGCAACGTGCCTCGTTCCGCGCGAGCAAAGTTGGCTAAAACATCTGCGCGCGAAGCCACACGAGCTCAAAGGCAGGTATCTTCAGCTCActgtcgagcatctggCCACCTACTCGCTTCGCTCTTTTGATGAGTTGCGAGCGCAGGCCAAGGACACCAGCCGCCAATCGCACCCATGCCAACCTATTGCCGGCCTCGCCCTATACGACGGCTTCATCTGCCACTGTGCTCCCGGCGAATGCACTTACAAGACTCGTCGCATCAAATTGATGCGCGATCACCTCGCAGTTCACGgcaagaagggcaagcagCACTCTGACACCACTCCCCTCTGGCGCGCCTGCCAGCTTCAGACTTATTTTACCGCCAAGGGCATGATTGATTACTTCGAAGTCGAGGACGTGGCGCCGACGATGTCTCCGCAGACAGCACCGCTCAACTCCCCCTCCTCGTCTTTTTCCGATGATACAACGCCGACAATCTCTCAACAGGCAGCACCGCTTGGCacatcctcctcgtctttgtcTCCATCCGCATCCACTATTGCAgttcagcagcaggtgcgGTCGCATTTTCACCGCGTCATCAAAGAACGCATATGCCACCGTTCTCAGCTGTCAT
The Mycosarcoma maydis chromosome 14, whole genome shotgun sequence DNA segment above includes these coding regions:
- a CDS encoding uncharacterized protein (related to Cut9 interacting protein scn1), which produces MCTGESHTETCKAVTPKQPSPNLAGLFVDSHCHPTDDPVAYTALNLDDLSDRISNSTVGRLVCMSTNARDQNMVAELASRHPDKVTPCFGWHPWFAHQISLSDPAPSKEKHYHELFGILDTWSVEHHPAKEELDSIWDQLSEPISLSSVCQGIRGQFDRFPNALLGEVGIDRAFRIPRRAWNYDPQRAELKTAVPKLTRLKTPQAHQLSVLRAQIDVALAYRRNISLHSVQAAGLTVDLLASLRNENISAFGAVRVSLHSCTLDNNVVRSVTKKHANVYVGFSSTINRKQIEARECLASVDRSRALMESDYHTVSAIPGYLLEAVDYFAQLHDLSTEAAAQQLRANWDTFYSGSPLAEESDDSD